From the genome of Cytobacillus firmus, one region includes:
- a CDS encoding YheC/YheD family protein encodes MKVYYDWASRTWFGSSSCTLGSSQHPLNIISPQAARDSLSFSLSLRNGNAGPVIGILTGKGKDQAIAGNGPLFKALQNSILQKSGVSYVFTPENFKDNSVNGYIYIPSQDKWIEAMCPLPHLVYNRVPFRKLEKTEAFHKASRIFNQQAIPFFNPGFLDKFDIYQLLKDHSPLKDYIPETILVTGPKPLKDFIHRYNNIYLKPANGSKGKGIYQLIRLEKSITLNGLHDSFSYADFEHFWCQWETHLMGKPYLAQKAISPAKLEGKRFDFRILAHFSGGSYSVTGIGIRQSQDQDITTHIPNGGVMIPYESVRTKEHDAFIHTAASEAGKLLEKTKGFHGEYSIDAGLTDQGNYVIYEINSKPMSFDETWIEEKRIEELTRLFLSLSGF; translated from the coding sequence ATGAAGGTTTATTATGACTGGGCCAGCAGGACCTGGTTCGGCAGCAGCAGTTGTACCCTTGGAAGCAGCCAACACCCTTTAAACATTATTAGCCCGCAGGCAGCACGAGATTCGCTTTCCTTTTCATTATCCTTGCGGAACGGTAATGCGGGACCGGTGATTGGCATTCTTACCGGAAAAGGAAAGGATCAGGCTATTGCCGGCAATGGTCCTTTATTTAAGGCCCTCCAGAATAGCATATTGCAAAAGAGCGGGGTTTCCTATGTATTTACCCCAGAGAACTTTAAGGATAATTCCGTGAACGGCTATATTTATATTCCCAGTCAGGATAAGTGGATTGAAGCCATGTGCCCTCTTCCGCATCTTGTCTACAACAGGGTGCCATTCCGGAAACTTGAAAAAACAGAAGCCTTTCATAAAGCAAGCCGTATTTTCAACCAGCAGGCTATTCCATTTTTCAATCCGGGCTTTCTGGACAAATTCGACATTTACCAGCTATTAAAAGACCATTCGCCATTAAAGGATTATATTCCTGAAACCATTCTTGTCACCGGGCCAAAGCCTCTAAAGGATTTTATCCACAGATATAATAATATCTACTTAAAGCCGGCAAACGGTTCCAAAGGCAAAGGAATATACCAATTAATCCGGCTGGAAAAAAGCATCACATTAAACGGTCTGCACGATTCATTCAGTTACGCTGATTTTGAACATTTCTGGTGCCAATGGGAGACTCACCTGATGGGTAAACCTTATTTAGCACAGAAAGCGATCAGCCCTGCCAAATTAGAAGGCAAGCGATTTGATTTTAGAATCTTAGCCCATTTCAGCGGAGGCAGCTATTCGGTTACAGGGATTGGCATTAGGCAGTCTCAGGACCAGGACATTACAACCCACATCCCGAATGGCGGGGTGATGATTCCATATGAAAGTGTCCGCACAAAAGAACATGATGCGTTTATTCATACTGCAGCATCGGAGGCAGGAAAACTTCTTGAGAAAACGAAAGGTTTTCATGGAGAATACTCTATTGATGCTGGATTAACTGATCAGGGCAACTATGTGATTTATGAAATAAATTCAAAGCCGATGAGTTTTGATGAAACCTGGATAGAAGAAAAAAGAATTGAAGAACTGACCCGCTTATTTCTCTCATTGTCCGGGTTCTAG
- a CDS encoding metal-sensitive transcriptional regulator: MEYTPEMKNRLKRLEGQVRGVIRMMEEEKHCKDVVTQLSAVRSAVDRAMGYIVAKNLETCIREANNEGKNAEDAIQEAVNMIVKSR, from the coding sequence ATGGAATATACACCTGAAATGAAAAACCGCTTGAAAAGGCTGGAAGGCCAGGTGCGGGGTGTGATCCGAATGATGGAAGAAGAAAAACACTGCAAGGATGTTGTTACACAATTATCTGCTGTCCGTTCTGCTGTTGACCGTGCAATGGGATATATTGTAGCTAAAAACCTGGAGACATGCATCCGTGAAGCAAACAATGAAGGCAAAAATGCGGAGGATGCAATCCAGGAAGCTGTGAATATGATTGTGAAAAGCAGATAA
- a CDS encoding YheE family protein translates to MLTHFQFKPLYENKQLPGWTFSFYFKKQKVTGIYHPDGKIEWTSGDPAGQEEDLKSQIHELMLFHVYE, encoded by the coding sequence ATGCTGACACACTTTCAATTCAAACCTTTATATGAAAACAAACAATTGCCGGGATGGACATTTTCTTTTTACTTCAAAAAGCAAAAAGTTACCGGCATCTATCATCCAGACGGAAAAATTGAATGGACATCCGGAGATCCTGCCGGACAGGAGGAGGACCTGAAATCCCAAATTCATGAATTGATGTTATTTCATGTGTATGAATAA